A single region of the Brachypodium distachyon strain Bd21 chromosome 3, Brachypodium_distachyon_v3.0, whole genome shotgun sequence genome encodes:
- the LOC100844777 gene encoding ethylene-responsive transcription factor ERF027 yields the protein MAEPEQPSAPSSSAPAPPQLQVAADNNPTTVDECSDPGGNSAASSAHSPAPAPQQLARDDTVGIITTAMGAAAAATSSSGEPSPRSTGRHPFYRGIRCRNGKWVSEIREPRKARRIWLGTYPTAEMAAAAYDVAARALRGPDAVLNFPGATATRPAPASASPEDIRAAAAAAAAALQPIIDKPGARAPEADAAAADPAAAAEQVQRHHDQTGSAAAGGDEPRQKEIGNEGEEFMDEEAIFEMPQMLRNMAAGMMMSPPRLSPTASDEWPADPSGAGESLWSYHDP from the coding sequence ATGGCTGAGCCCGAGCAGCCGTCAGCGCCCTCTTCGTCAGCTCCGGCGCCTCCTCAGTTACAAGTTGCTGCTGATAACAACCCGACGACTGTCGACGAATGCTCTGATCCGGGGGGCAATTCTGCAGCCTCATCGGCCCATTCCCCGGCGCCCGCGCCGCAGCAGCTCGCCAGGGACGACACGGTGGGGATAATCACCACGGCcatgggcgcggcggccgcggcgacgaGCTCATCAGGGGAGCCGTCGCCGCGGTCCACGGGGCGGCACCCGTTCTACCGGGGCATCCGGTGCAGGAACGGCAAGTGGGTCTCGGAGATCCGGGAGCCACGCAAGGCGCGCCGCATATGGCTGGGAACGTACCCGACGGCCGAGATGGCCGCGGCCGCCTACGACGTGGCGGCCCGCGCGCTCCGCGGGCCGGACGCCGTGCTCAACTTCCCCGGCGCCACGGCCACGCGCCCGGCGCCCGCGTCCGCGTCGCCCGAGGACAtacgcgctgccgccgcggcagccgctGCCGCGCTCCAGCCAATAATCGATAAGCCCGGGGCCAGGGCTCCTGAGGcggacgccgctgccgccgatcctgccgcggcagcggagCAGGTGCAGAGACATCATGATCAAACCGGCAGTGCAGCAGCTGGTGGGGATGAGCCGCGGCAGAAGGAGATTGGCAATGAGGGGGAGGAGTTCATGGACGAGGAGGCCATCTTCGAGATGCCGCAGATGCTGCGCAACATGGCCGCGGGCATGATGATGAGCCCGCCCAGGCTCAGCCCGACCGCCTCCGACGAGTGGCCCGCCGATCCGTCGGGGGCAGGTGAGAGCCTCTGGAGCTACCACGACCCCTAA